CGATCTCCCGCGGATCACGCGACCCCGGCCCCACGTACCTCGCCGAAGGACGCACCAGCCGCCCCGTCCGCTTCTGCTCCAGAATGTGCGCCGACCAGCCCGCCGTACGCGCACACGTGAACATCGACGTGAACATGTGCGCCGGAACCTCCGCGAAGTCAAGCATGATCGCCGCCCAGAACTCCACGTTCGTCGCCAGCACCCGGTCCGGGCGCCGCGCGTGCAGCTCCTCCAGCGCGGCCTTCTCCAGCGCCTGCGCCACCTCGAAGCGCGGCGCGCCCAACTCCTCGGCCGTACGCCGCAGAACGCGCGCCCGCGGGTCCTCCGCCCGGTACACCCGGTGCCCGAAGCCCATCAGCCGCTCACCCTTGTCCAGGGCCCTCTTCACATACGCGGTGGCGTCCCCGGTCCGCTCGATCTCCTCGATCATGCCGAGCACCCGGGACGGCGCACCCCCGTGCAGCGGCCCCGACATCGCACCCACCGCACCCGACAGCGCCGCCGCCACATCGGCGCCCGTCGACGCGATGACCCGGGCGGTGAACGTGGACGCGTTCATGCCGTGCTCGGCGGCCGACGTCCAGTACGCGTCGACGGCCTTGACGTGCTTGGGGTCCGGCTCACCGCGCCAGCGGATCATGAACCGCTCGACCACGGACTGCGCCTTGTCGATCTCGCTCTGCGGAACCATCGGCAGCCCCTGCCCGCGCGCCGACTGCGCGACGTACGACAGCGCCATCACGGCGGCCCGCGCCAGATCGTTGCGCGCCGTCTCCTCGTCGATGTCGAGCAGCGGCTTCAGCCCCCACACGGGAGCGAGCATGGCCAGCGCGGACTGCACATCGACCCGGATGTCCCCGGAGTGCACCGGGATCGGGAACGGCTCGGCGGGCGGCAGACCGGGATTGAACGCCCCGTCGACCAGCAGACCCCACACGTTCCCGAACGACACACGGCCGACGAGATCCTCGATGTCGACACCGCGGTAGCGGAGCGAACCGCCTTCCTTGTCCGGTTCGGCGATCTCCGTCTCGAACGCGACGACTCCCTCTAGTCCCGGCACGAAGTCGGACATGGCGGCTCCCTCGGTCAGCGGCTCTGCGGAGGCCACAACGGCCTGCCCAAGATACTGGCGGGTTCCCAGGACGCGGGGAAGCGTGACATCCGGCACAGCCCCCCGAATCGCCGGTGACGGGTTGACGCCCCTCGTTGACGGGCAGACTCGGCCACTGCGGCAGGATGGCCCCGTGCCCACAGCAGATTCCCCCTCCGATTCCACCATCGACCCGGCCGCGATGCGCGAGCAGTACCGCTCCGAGGGCTTCACCGAGGACACGCTGGCCGCCGACCCGATGCAGCAGTTCGCCCACTGGTT
This sequence is a window from Streptomyces sp. NBC_01217. Protein-coding genes within it:
- a CDS encoding citrate synthase 2, with amino-acid sequence MSDFVPGLEGVVAFETEIAEPDKEGGSLRYRGVDIEDLVGRVSFGNVWGLLVDGAFNPGLPPAEPFPIPVHSGDIRVDVQSALAMLAPVWGLKPLLDIDEETARNDLARAAVMALSYVAQSARGQGLPMVPQSEIDKAQSVVERFMIRWRGEPDPKHVKAVDAYWTSAAEHGMNASTFTARVIASTGADVAAALSGAVGAMSGPLHGGAPSRVLGMIEEIERTGDATAYVKRALDKGERLMGFGHRVYRAEDPRARVLRRTAEELGAPRFEVAQALEKAALEELHARRPDRVLATNVEFWAAIMLDFAEVPAHMFTSMFTCARTAGWSAHILEQKRTGRLVRPSARYVGPGSRDPREIEGYEQITDLKA